One genomic window of Nitrospirota bacterium includes the following:
- a CDS encoding 4-hydroxy-3-methylbut-2-enyl diphosphate reductase, with product MKIYLANPRGFCAGVDRAIDIVELSLKTYGAPIYVRHEIVHSRHVVNSLREKGAVFVEELNEVPDGAIVIFSAHGVAKDVWSEATRRNLKVIDATCPLVIKVHNEVNRDYTQGYELILIGHAGHPEVIGTLGQIPDKFHLVSSVKDVEALQVENHHHLSYVTQTTLSVDECRDIVEALNRRFPGIKGPHQEDICYATQNRQNAVKELSGLVDVILVIGSPNSSNSNRLRELAERCGIPSYLIDSSADINPDWVKSARAVGISAGASAPEVLVADVVEYLKRFGASEVEELTVIEEDVEFSLPKELVTIKSVSQASV from the coding sequence ATGAAGATATATTTGGCGAATCCCCGAGGCTTCTGTGCCGGGGTGGACCGGGCGATCGATATCGTGGAGTTGTCGCTCAAGACCTACGGCGCGCCGATCTACGTCCGGCACGAAATCGTCCATAGCCGCCACGTGGTCAATTCCCTGCGCGAGAAGGGGGCGGTGTTTGTGGAGGAGCTCAACGAGGTGCCGGACGGAGCCATCGTGATTTTCAGCGCCCACGGGGTGGCGAAGGATGTCTGGTCCGAAGCTACGCGTCGCAATCTGAAGGTGATCGATGCAACGTGTCCGCTGGTCATCAAGGTCCACAACGAAGTGAACCGGGATTACACGCAGGGGTATGAATTGATCCTGATCGGCCATGCAGGGCATCCGGAAGTCATCGGGACCTTGGGACAAATTCCTGACAAGTTTCATCTGGTGTCCTCCGTCAAGGACGTCGAAGCGTTGCAGGTGGAGAATCACCACCATCTCTCCTACGTAACGCAGACGACGCTCAGCGTCGATGAATGCCGCGACATTGTCGAGGCCTTGAATCGGCGCTTCCCCGGGATCAAGGGGCCTCATCAGGAAGACATTTGCTATGCCACCCAGAACCGACAGAATGCGGTGAAAGAGTTGTCCGGTTTGGTGGATGTGATCTTGGTGATCGGCTCGCCGAACAGCTCCAACTCGAATCGGCTCCGTGAGCTGGCCGAGCGGTGCGGCATCCCGTCCTATCTGATCGACTCCTCTGCGGATATTAATCCCGACTGGGTCAAGAGCGCCCGTGCCGTGGGCATTTCCGCCGGGGCCTCGGCTCCGGAGGTCTTGGTAGCCGATGTGGTGGAGTACCTCAAACGCTTCGGGGCTTCGGAAGTCGAGGAATTGACGGTGATCGAGGAAGACGTGGAGTTTTCCTTGCCAAAGGAACTGGTCACGATTAAATCCGTTTCGCAGGCTTCTGTCTAA
- a CDS encoding response regulator transcription factor, translating into MAAPVGKKILIVEDEQDIQSLVRLYLEKEGYRTCTAMTGPDGLKLVKTERPDLVILDLMLAGMEGLEVCKRIRADPDTALLPVIMLTAKTEESDVVIGLELGADDYITKPFSPKALVAHVKALFRRLERKPDDSPRLQYGALAMDLARHEVTVADRDIPLTAKEFGLLEHLLRHPGRVLTRDVLLNAVWGYNYYGTTRTVDVHVRRLKQKIPLLDEAIVSVKSLGYKLKEP; encoded by the coding sequence ATGGCGGCCCCAGTCGGCAAAAAAATACTGATTGTCGAGGACGAACAAGACATCCAGTCTCTCGTCCGCCTCTACCTGGAGAAAGAGGGCTACCGGACCTGCACGGCCATGACGGGGCCAGACGGGCTCAAGCTCGTCAAGACCGAGCGTCCCGACTTGGTCATCCTGGACTTGATGCTGGCCGGGATGGAGGGGCTGGAGGTCTGCAAACGGATCCGGGCCGACCCGGACACGGCCCTCCTACCGGTTATCATGCTCACCGCCAAAACCGAAGAATCGGACGTGGTCATCGGGCTCGAACTCGGCGCGGACGATTACATCACCAAACCGTTCAGCCCCAAAGCGCTGGTCGCCCACGTCAAGGCCCTGTTCCGCAGGCTGGAGCGCAAGCCGGACGACTCGCCACGCCTCCAATACGGAGCCCTGGCCATGGATCTCGCACGTCATGAAGTGACGGTCGCCGACCGGGACATTCCGCTCACGGCAAAGGAGTTCGGATTGCTCGAACACCTGCTCCGACACCCGGGGCGAGTCTTGACCCGCGACGTGCTGCTGAACGCCGTCTGGGGCTACAACTATTATGGCACAACGCGCACGGTGGACGTGCATGTCCGGCGGCTCAAGCAGAAGATCCCGCTGCTCGACGAAGCGATCGTGTCGGTCAAGTCGCTGGGGTACAAACTCAAAGAACCGTGA
- a CDS encoding HAMP domain-containing histidine kinase — translation MSFSIRWKVTLGTLLAIMLGLVVAGGLAFRSIEQLELARAEEALAARTGLAALALQPLLDRSPPPLDRLQTQARELGLQANARVTVIDQDGLVLADSALSDDAIPALANHRMRPEIASALATGRGTDIRQSDTTGQRLFYLAMRVIPPGTHAISIVRLAMPLTTLESRIRDLQQALGIAFGVAFAVSVLLSFFIARGLTRPLSEIAVVARQLAGGSFERRIPAASNDEVGVLATTLNQMADQLDHDITALRRLETVRKDFVANVSHELRTPLTSIKGYVEALLDGAKDHPEEATRFLQIILKQSDRLNLILEDLLQLSQIESGRVQFRQEPVGLRSVVERTLASIKPLAEKKKHTLSVAIPPDLPPVSGDEDRLVQVLTNLLDNAVKYTPEGGAIHVTARPVREDETVELTVADTGIGIPDTDRPRVFERFYRVDKARSREMGGTGLGLAIVKHIVEGHGGQVWVERNDPSGSRFIIRLPALKDLRETAQPSRDTTA, via the coding sequence ATGTCGTTCTCGATCCGGTGGAAAGTCACCCTCGGCACACTGCTTGCCATCATGTTGGGACTGGTGGTAGCGGGAGGCTTGGCATTTCGCTCCATCGAACAACTGGAGCTGGCCCGCGCGGAAGAGGCGCTGGCCGCTCGCACAGGGCTCGCCGCGCTCGCCCTGCAGCCCCTCCTGGACCGTTCGCCTCCTCCGTTGGATCGCCTGCAAACCCAGGCGCGTGAACTCGGGCTCCAGGCCAATGCCAGAGTGACGGTGATCGACCAGGACGGCCTGGTCCTCGCGGACAGCGCCTTGTCGGATGATGCGATCCCGGCGCTCGCCAACCACCGGATGCGCCCCGAAATCGCCAGCGCACTCGCCACCGGACGCGGCACGGACATCCGGCAAAGCGACACCACCGGTCAGCGATTGTTTTACCTGGCCATGCGGGTCATCCCCCCGGGCACCCACGCCATCAGCATCGTGCGGCTCGCCATGCCCCTGACGACCCTGGAAAGCCGGATTCGCGATTTACAACAAGCCCTGGGTATTGCATTCGGTGTGGCGTTCGCCGTCTCCGTACTCCTGAGCTTCTTCATCGCCAGGGGATTGACGAGACCCCTGTCGGAGATCGCGGTGGTCGCCCGACAGTTGGCCGGCGGCTCCTTCGAGCGACGCATCCCGGCCGCGTCGAACGACGAGGTGGGCGTCCTCGCGACGACCCTCAATCAGATGGCGGACCAACTCGACCACGACATCACCGCCCTGCGGCGGCTGGAAACGGTTCGCAAAGACTTCGTCGCGAACGTCTCGCATGAACTGCGCACGCCACTCACCTCCATCAAAGGCTACGTCGAAGCCCTGTTGGACGGCGCGAAAGACCATCCGGAAGAAGCGACGCGATTTCTGCAGATCATCCTCAAGCAAAGCGACCGGCTGAACCTGATCCTGGAAGACCTGCTGCAACTCTCCCAGATCGAGTCCGGCCGTGTCCAATTCAGGCAAGAGCCCGTCGGGTTGCGCAGCGTGGTCGAGCGGACCTTGGCTTCCATCAAGCCGCTGGCCGAGAAAAAAAAGCACACGTTATCCGTGGCCATTCCGCCGGACCTGCCGCCGGTATCAGGCGACGAAGACCGGCTGGTCCAAGTCCTCACCAACCTGCTCGACAACGCCGTGAAGTACACGCCGGAGGGCGGCGCGATTCATGTGACGGCACGCCCCGTCCGCGAGGACGAGACGGTCGAACTGACCGTGGCGGATACCGGGATCGGGATTCCGGACACCGATCGCCCGCGCGTGTTCGAGCGGTTCTATCGGGTGGACAAGGCCCGGTCCCGCGAAATGGGGGGGACCGGCTTAGGCTTGGCGATCGTCAAGCACATCGTCGAAGGGCACGGCGGCCAGGTGTGGGTGGAAAGGAACGACCCGAGCGGCAGCCGGTTCATCATCCGCCTGCCGGCGTTGAAAGATCTGAGGGAAACCGCTCAGCCCAGTCGCGACACGACGGCGTAG
- a CDS encoding inorganic phosphate transporter: protein MFDLNGMLLLVVVLALLFDFSNGWHDSANAIATVVSTRVLSPLTAVLMAGVLNVAGAFMSTAVAKMVGSGIVDPAAVTQAMVASALGGAIVWNLFTLLLGLPTSSSHALIGGLVGAALVHGGWSVVKLAGLRSVMEAMVLSPFFGFLTGLVIMVVISRLFFRTPRNFATRLFSRLQMVSAGFMAFSHGANDAQKAMGIITLALLSAGQIPTAEVPTWVIVACALAMGLGTAVGGWKIVRTLGMRILTLEPVHGFAAETSAATVLLVTAHIGLPVSTTHTITSSVMGVGVVKRLSAVRWGVTARILYAWVFTLPGAALMAATIYAVVSRLG from the coding sequence ATGTTTGATCTGAACGGTATGTTGTTGCTGGTGGTGGTGCTGGCGCTGTTGTTCGACTTCTCGAACGGCTGGCACGACAGCGCCAACGCGATCGCGACCGTGGTATCCACCAGGGTGTTGAGCCCGCTCACCGCGGTGTTGATGGCGGGCGTGCTGAATGTGGCCGGCGCCTTCATGTCCACGGCCGTGGCCAAGATGGTCGGGTCCGGGATCGTGGATCCTGCCGCCGTCACGCAAGCGATGGTGGCCTCCGCGCTGGGGGGCGCGATCGTGTGGAATCTCTTTACGCTGCTGCTGGGATTGCCGACCAGTTCCTCCCATGCCTTGATCGGCGGGCTGGTCGGAGCCGCCCTGGTGCACGGCGGCTGGTCGGTGGTCAAGCTGGCCGGCTTGCGGTCGGTCATGGAGGCGATGGTCCTGTCCCCGTTCTTCGGGTTCCTGACCGGACTGGTCATCATGGTCGTGATCAGCCGACTGTTCTTCCGGACCCCGCGCAATTTCGCCACCCGGCTGTTCAGCCGTCTGCAAATGGTGTCGGCCGGCTTCATGGCGTTCAGCCACGGCGCCAACGATGCGCAGAAGGCCATGGGCATCATCACGCTCGCGCTCCTGTCGGCCGGGCAAATTCCGACCGCCGAGGTGCCGACCTGGGTGATCGTGGCCTGTGCGTTGGCGATGGGGTTGGGCACCGCCGTCGGGGGATGGAAAATCGTCCGGACGCTCGGCATGCGTATTCTGACGCTGGAGCCGGTCCACGGGTTCGCCGCGGAAACGTCGGCGGCTACGGTCCTGCTGGTGACCGCGCACATCGGCCTGCCGGTCAGCACGACGCACACGATCACGTCTTCCGTGATGGGGGTCGGGGTGGTCAAGCGGTTGTCCGCCGTCCGGTGGGGGGTGACCGCGCGCATTCTCTACGCCTGGGTCTTTACGCTCCCGGGGGCCGCGCTGATGGCGGCGACGATCTACGCCGTCGTGTCGCGACTGGGCTGA
- a CDS encoding DUF47 domain-containing protein: protein MFSLIPREVAFFDLFRKAAHNMIEGSRLLKDMMEHFENPVEQARRIKDIEHIGDGITHDIVRKLNQTFITPIDREDIHGLASAMDDILDLVEAVADRFVVFKVAKPTDTAVKLAGILHQAAVAVGAGIDRLGQSHADLNECCVEVNSLENEADRITRDAISSLFDQERDPIAVIKWKEIYENFEEGTDRCEDVANILERIALKHV, encoded by the coding sequence ATGTTCAGCTTAATTCCGCGCGAGGTGGCGTTCTTTGACCTGTTCCGCAAGGCGGCGCACAACATGATCGAGGGCAGTCGCCTGCTCAAGGACATGATGGAGCATTTTGAAAATCCGGTGGAACAGGCCCGCCGCATCAAGGACATCGAGCACATCGGCGACGGGATTACCCACGACATTGTGCGGAAGCTGAACCAGACGTTTATCACGCCGATCGACCGGGAAGACATCCACGGGCTGGCCAGCGCGATGGACGACATCCTGGACCTGGTCGAGGCGGTCGCGGACCGCTTCGTGGTGTTCAAGGTGGCCAAACCCACCGACACCGCGGTCAAGCTGGCCGGCATCCTTCACCAGGCGGCGGTGGCGGTGGGGGCGGGTATCGATCGTCTGGGGCAATCCCATGCGGATCTGAACGAGTGTTGCGTGGAGGTGAACAGCCTGGAAAACGAAGCGGACCGGATCACCCGCGACGCGATTTCCTCGCTGTTCGATCAGGAGCGGGATCCGATTGCGGTGATCAAGTGGAAAGAGATCTACGAAAATTTCGAGGAAGGGACGGATCGCTGCGAAGATGTGGCCAACATCCTCGAACGCATCGCGCTCAAGCACGTCTGA
- the fabH gene encoding beta-ketoacyl-ACP synthase III produces the protein MLRSRIVGTGSYVPARAVTNAEVGLALGLDAEAVYRRTGIRLRHWADAGQATSDLAEQAARAACEAAGMPPSSVDAIVLSTTSPDMVFPSSACLLQRRLGAARAAAFDVAASCSGFLYALSMADRLVRSGQAQRCLVVAAEVKSRFLDRQDVATAMLFGDGAGAALVIGDSTGGPHGPGLLGVRLYADGARHGLIRMAAGGSRQPTTAQTVRDRQHVLTMQGGPLFRLAVKRLAEAVAEILKEFGVTMEELGPVIFHQANGRLLAMLRKRLGIPPEKMYSVIEHIGNTSSASLPIALDRAVREGRLAEHEPVLLGAVGGGLTWATALLRW, from the coding sequence GTGTTGCGCAGCCGTATTGTTGGAACGGGCTCCTATGTCCCCGCCAGGGCCGTGACGAACGCAGAGGTGGGCCTGGCCTTGGGGCTGGACGCCGAGGCGGTCTACCGGCGAACCGGCATCCGCCTCCGCCACTGGGCCGACGCAGGGCAGGCCACGTCGGATCTGGCGGAGCAGGCGGCGCGGGCGGCCTGCGAGGCGGCGGGCATGCCGCCGTCGTCGGTGGATGCGATCGTGCTCTCCACGACGTCGCCGGACATGGTGTTTCCCTCGAGCGCCTGCCTGTTGCAACGGCGGCTCGGGGCGGCCCGTGCCGCGGCCTTCGATGTGGCGGCGTCTTGCTCCGGATTTCTCTATGCCTTGTCCATGGCCGACCGGTTGGTCCGCAGCGGGCAGGCGCAACGCTGTCTCGTCGTGGCGGCGGAGGTCAAGTCCCGCTTCCTTGACAGGCAGGACGTGGCGACCGCGATGCTGTTCGGGGACGGGGCCGGCGCGGCGCTGGTGATTGGGGATTCGACCGGCGGCCCTCATGGGCCTGGGCTGCTGGGCGTGCGGCTCTATGCGGATGGCGCCCGCCATGGGCTGATCCGCATGGCCGCCGGAGGGTCCCGACAGCCGACGACGGCGCAGACGGTTCGGGACCGTCAGCACGTGCTCACGATGCAGGGGGGGCCGCTCTTTCGGCTGGCCGTCAAACGGCTGGCGGAAGCGGTGGCCGAGATTCTCAAGGAATTCGGGGTGACGATGGAGGAACTCGGACCGGTCATCTTCCATCAAGCGAACGGCCGGCTGCTGGCCATGTTGCGGAAACGGCTGGGCATTCCGCCGGAGAAAATGTACTCGGTCATCGAACATATCGGCAACACGTCGTCCGCGTCGTTGCCCATCGCCCTGGACCGGGCGGTGCGGGAGGGACGGCTGGCCGAACATGAGCCGGTGCTGTTGGGCGCGGTCGGGGGCGGTCTCACCTGGGCGACCGCGTTGCTCCGCTGGTAG
- the bamD gene encoding outer membrane protein assembly factor BamD yields MGVRVKIPLLVFALAIGLSFGCSSTPKQTATGGKSASGTDEQIFIGDTVEKNYDPNVIMKRAEAFFDKEEYAEALVEYQHFLDLHRAHTLSSYAQFKIGMSFFKMSKSIDRDPAPLTKAQDAFEKLMKEYPGSKYQAEAIEKIKACNDLLAQTYYFVGQFYYRRESYLAAAYRFESIVKKFPEMEVAPDALYYLALSYSELGANDWAHDKLVQLAQQYPANKHQKESQTLLAKVNAKLPPGTALAKAQSAPAAPNAPSAADLKPATVVAQAPAPILPSAGAAPSAPPIAQSLTAVSTKASTLTPQVTLCRIGSWC; encoded by the coding sequence ATGGGTGTGCGCGTAAAAATACCCCTTCTTGTCTTTGCCCTCGCCATCGGCTTGTCGTTCGGCTGCTCCAGTACCCCCAAGCAGACCGCAACCGGAGGGAAATCCGCCAGCGGCACCGACGAACAGATCTTCATCGGAGATACGGTCGAGAAAAACTACGACCCCAACGTCATCATGAAACGGGCCGAGGCCTTCTTCGACAAAGAGGAGTACGCGGAAGCCCTGGTCGAATACCAGCACTTCCTCGACCTGCACCGGGCCCACACCCTCTCGTCCTACGCCCAATTTAAGATCGGCATGAGCTTCTTCAAGATGTCCAAGTCCATCGATCGCGATCCGGCCCCGCTTACCAAGGCCCAGGACGCCTTCGAGAAGCTGATGAAAGAGTACCCGGGCAGCAAGTACCAGGCCGAGGCGATCGAGAAAATCAAAGCCTGCAACGATCTGCTGGCCCAGACCTATTATTTCGTCGGTCAGTTCTACTATCGGCGCGAGTCGTATCTGGCGGCCGCCTATCGGTTCGAATCCATCGTGAAGAAATTCCCGGAGATGGAGGTGGCCCCCGACGCGCTCTATTATCTGGCGCTCTCCTACAGCGAACTCGGCGCGAACGACTGGGCGCATGACAAGCTGGTCCAGCTGGCGCAACAGTACCCGGCCAACAAGCACCAAAAGGAAAGCCAGACCCTGCTGGCCAAGGTGAATGCGAAACTGCCGCCCGGCACGGCGCTGGCCAAGGCCCAGTCCGCTCCCGCCGCCCCCAATGCGCCAAGCGCCGCAGACCTGAAGCCTGCGACGGTCGTGGCCCAGGCCCCGGCTCCAATTCTCCCGTCCGCGGGGGCAGCCCCATCCGCACCTCCCATCGCCCAGTCCTTGACCGCCGTAAGCACCAAAGCATCGACGCTCACACCGCAAGTCACGCTCTGCCGCATCGGCTCCTGGTGCTGA
- a CDS encoding geranylgeranyl reductase family protein, whose product MARVGRAGAKKAILIALLELKIMPTLPDSKPYDVLIVGMGPAGATAAYELSRAGMAVLGLDKQSHPRYKVCGGGLSSRIDKILDEEYKSVVEHTVYGVQFTYRGEEPFLIQSPTPIAFMVMRDRFDHLLLEKARRAGTEIHEGEQALQFLQLPDGVEVITDRGRYKTKVLIGADGANSVVAQRLFPDRRLSRMPTLESEMGIGRQPVYPGEGKVLIDLGATAQGYAWIFPKKERLSIGVAEFKGRPASPRGVFDRFIRDEKALSHMAVPKPHGHPLPLFSVSGASVPDGLVRHRALLVGDAGHLVDPLFGEGIYYAVRSGQLAAASVLGTFHDSRRSLLDYETDVIREIYAELRVASRVARIVYTFPRLCHQLMHRYQEVINLYYEVLQGRESYQTFFKKAKGVVKASFRELLRETLSLH is encoded by the coding sequence TTGGCGCGCGTGGGGCGGGCGGGTGCAAAGAAGGCCATTTTGATCGCCCTGTTGGAGCTGAAGATTATGCCCACCTTGCCTGACAGCAAACCCTACGACGTGCTGATCGTCGGCATGGGACCGGCCGGCGCCACGGCCGCCTATGAGCTCAGCCGTGCGGGCATGGCCGTGCTCGGACTGGACAAGCAGTCGCACCCGCGGTACAAAGTCTGCGGCGGCGGGCTTTCCTCCCGGATCGACAAGATTCTGGACGAGGAGTACAAGTCGGTCGTCGAGCACACGGTCTACGGAGTCCAGTTCACCTACCGGGGCGAAGAACCCTTCCTGATCCAGTCTCCCACGCCCATCGCCTTCATGGTCATGCGCGACCGGTTCGATCACTTGCTGCTCGAGAAGGCGCGCCGCGCCGGGACCGAAATTCACGAAGGGGAGCAGGCGCTGCAATTCCTCCAGCTGCCGGACGGGGTGGAAGTCATCACGGATCGGGGGCGGTACAAGACCAAGGTGTTGATCGGCGCGGACGGCGCGAACAGCGTCGTGGCGCAGCGGTTGTTTCCGGACCGCCGTTTGAGCCGGATGCCGACGCTCGAGAGCGAGATGGGCATCGGGCGGCAGCCAGTCTACCCGGGGGAAGGCAAGGTGCTCATCGACCTCGGCGCGACGGCGCAAGGCTATGCCTGGATTTTTCCGAAGAAGGAGCGGCTGTCCATCGGCGTGGCCGAATTCAAGGGCCGGCCCGCGAGCCCCAGGGGCGTGTTCGACCGGTTCATCCGCGACGAAAAGGCCTTATCCCATATGGCCGTACCCAAGCCTCACGGGCATCCCCTGCCCCTGTTCAGCGTCAGCGGTGCGTCGGTGCCGGACGGGCTCGTCCGGCATCGGGCCTTGTTGGTGGGAGATGCGGGGCACCTGGTGGATCCCCTGTTCGGGGAGGGCATCTACTACGCGGTCCGCTCAGGCCAGCTTGCGGCGGCCAGCGTGCTGGGCACGTTCCATGATTCCCGGCGGAGTTTGCTGGACTACGAAACGGACGTGATACGGGAAATCTACGCCGAGCTTCGCGTGGCCTCGCGGGTGGCGCGGATCGTCTACACCTTTCCGCGCCTGTGCCACCAGCTCATGCATCGCTATCAGGAAGTGATCAATCTGTACTACGAAGTCCTGCAGGGGCGAGAAAGCTACCAGACCTTCTTCAAAAAGGCCAAGGGCGTGGTCAAGGCCTCCTTCCGGGAACTCCTCCGCGAAACGCTCTCGCTGCACTAA
- a CDS encoding cytochrome c biogenesis protein CcdA: MGESIQHISLLAAFSAGLLSFVSPCVLPLVPSYISYITGLSLDQLSDAAERQRFRKAIVVNSLLFIAGFSGVFIAFGASATLIGQALITYQEHIRKLGGILIVIFGLYLLGVLNLSFLQVEKRIHFKSRPAGYLGSFLIGVAFAAGWTPCVGPVLGTILLYASTTDALTDGVTLLTAYSLGLGLPLFATALGVDRFLGYFKQVRAYLWGVSLVSGAFLVVVGVMIYANSLTLITSFLERYGIGWYLGQ, translated from the coding sequence ATGGGCGAGTCCATTCAACACATCTCTCTCCTCGCGGCCTTTTCGGCTGGGCTCCTGTCGTTTGTCTCTCCTTGCGTGTTGCCGCTCGTCCCCTCATACATCTCCTACATCACCGGCCTGTCTCTCGACCAGCTTTCGGATGCGGCCGAACGGCAGCGGTTCCGGAAGGCGATCGTGGTCAACTCGCTCCTCTTCATCGCCGGCTTCTCCGGTGTGTTCATTGCGTTCGGGGCCTCGGCGACGCTGATCGGCCAGGCGCTGATCACGTACCAGGAGCACATCCGGAAACTCGGCGGGATCCTGATCGTGATCTTCGGCCTCTACCTGCTGGGCGTGCTGAATCTGAGCTTCCTGCAGGTCGAGAAACGGATCCATTTCAAGAGCCGCCCGGCCGGGTACCTGGGCTCGTTTCTGATCGGAGTGGCCTTTGCCGCCGGCTGGACGCCTTGCGTGGGGCCGGTGCTGGGAACGATCCTGCTCTACGCCAGCACGACCGATGCCTTGACCGACGGCGTGACGTTGCTCACGGCCTATTCGCTCGGCCTGGGGCTGCCGCTGTTTGCGACGGCCCTGGGGGTGGACCGGTTCCTGGGCTACTTCAAACAAGTCCGGGCCTATCTTTGGGGCGTGTCCCTCGTCAGCGGGGCGTTTCTGGTGGTGGTGGGCGTGATGATCTATGCGAACTCGCTGACGTTGATCACGAGTTTTTTGGAACGGTATGGAATCGGCTGGTATCTGGGACAATAG
- a CDS encoding TlpA family protein disulfide reductase codes for MAGALLGLAVAMAAAGQCEATPGPATGAEPVQERSGVRVGAPAPNFQLYDLRGRLVTLSDYRGRVVLLNFWATWCGPCRVEMPAMEDLYREFKRRDFEILAVSTDQQGAAVTRPFSEEMGLTFPILHDSDFRVGVAYGARTLPMTFLVDRRGVITHRIFGARDWQSPEGRQLIQKLVAAP; via the coding sequence ATGGCAGGGGCGCTCCTCGGGCTCGCCGTGGCGATGGCCGCAGCCGGCCAATGCGAGGCAACGCCGGGCCCGGCGACTGGCGCGGAGCCGGTTCAGGAGCGGAGCGGCGTGCGTGTCGGGGCGCCGGCGCCCAATTTCCAGCTCTACGACCTGCGCGGCCGTCTCGTGACCCTGTCGGACTATCGCGGGCGCGTGGTGTTGCTCAATTTCTGGGCGACCTGGTGCGGTCCCTGTCGGGTGGAGATGCCGGCGATGGAGGATCTCTACCGGGAATTCAAACGGCGGGATTTCGAGATCCTGGCCGTGTCCACCGATCAGCAGGGCGCGGCGGTGACCAGGCCGTTCAGCGAGGAGATGGGCCTGACGTTCCCGATCCTGCACGATTCGGATTTTCGCGTCGGGGTCGCGTACGGGGCGCGGACCCTGCCGATGACGTTTCTCGTGGACCGCCGGGGCGTCATCACGCATCGGATTTTCGGGGCGCGGGACTGGCAAAGCCCCGAAGGGCGGCAGCTGATCCAGAAGTTGGTGGCGGCACCCTGA
- a CDS encoding TlpA family protein disulfide reductase, translating to MQSAKYEPLTVGKVAPDFELPGLDEKPVRLSDYRGKVVFLNFWATWCKPCREEMPSMEVLYKNFEKDGLVILAVSIDRVTTKKDIPPFVKGMNLTFPVLVDSWGQTDKRYKLMGVPETYIIDQEGVLREKVIGPRDWTVLDNLKVLTGLLKAGAKTAAAGVPAT from the coding sequence ATGCAGAGCGCCAAGTACGAGCCGCTGACGGTGGGGAAGGTGGCGCCGGACTTCGAGCTGCCCGGGCTGGACGAGAAGCCGGTCCGTTTGTCGGACTATCGCGGGAAGGTGGTCTTTTTGAATTTCTGGGCCACCTGGTGCAAGCCCTGCCGAGAAGAAATGCCCTCCATGGAAGTCCTCTATAAGAACTTCGAGAAGGACGGCCTGGTCATCCTGGCGGTGAGCATCGACCGGGTCACGACGAAGAAAGACATCCCGCCGTTCGTGAAGGGTATGAACCTGACGTTCCCGGTGCTGGTGGATTCCTGGGGGCAGACCGACAAGCGCTACAAGCTCATGGGGGTGCCGGAAACCTATATCATCGACCAAGAGGGGGTGCTCAGGGAAAAAGTCATCGGCCCCAGGGACTGGACGGTGCTGGACAACCTCAAGGTGCTCACCGGCCTGCTGAAGGCCGGGGCAAAGACCGCAGCGGCCGGTGTTCCGGCGACCTGA